GTCAATCGTTCACGACTGTCACGGGGGTGCCCGGCACTGCGATATCGACGACGGTCTCGTGAGACCCGTCTCGAGAGCCACCCTCTTCGAGACCGTCGATCGACTGCTGCGTCGCGGTCGATACGACGAACTCGTCTCCGAATGCGCGATGCTCGCGGCCAAATGCGGCGCGCTCGAGGCACGGACGGGCGGACGATCTGCACTCGAGTTCGAGGGGGAATACGTGGCGGCACAGCACCGGCTCGAGGAGTTGTTTTCGGAGCTGGACGACCTGCTGAGGAGCTTCGACGGCGAGGACTTTCGGGCCGCCTTCGAGACGTGTACGGTCGAAGAAACGTCCGGACCCCAGCGGGCCGACGAACGTTCCTGACCGGCGACGACA
This portion of the Natrinema salinisoli genome encodes:
- a CDS encoding HalX domain-containing protein, whose amino-acid sequence is MVSGNVPTVLVAVDDPDVRARFQSWLTRDYRVETTTNGDGVLSAIEEADAVLVDCEFRTAAGTSVVDELEGRPAVRTTSIVHDCHGGARHCDIDDGLVRPVSRATLFETVDRLLRRGRYDELVSECAMLAAKCGALEARTGGRSALEFEGEYVAAQHRLEELFSELDDLLRSFDGEDFRAAFETCTVEETSGPQRADERS